A single region of the Leptotrichia massiliensis genome encodes:
- the pta gene encoding phosphate acetyltransferase has protein sequence MNTLANELKEKAKKLNKTIILPETEDERVLRATEKIINEGIAKIALVGDEKKLKEKAAELGVSLEGAIFYNPDSCATIDAMSELLRKRREKKGMTLETAKATLMSDPRYFAAMLVHQGRVDGMVAGSASPTAHVLRAAIHIIGPKEGLKTVSSSFIMITNTPEFGYNGTFVYSDGGVIPDPTAMQLADIAISAAEKAKFTAGIKEPKVAFLSYSTKGSADGVSVSKVREAIEILKVRNVDFEFDGELQLDAAIIPEVAAAKAPGSKVAGQANVLIFPDLDSGNIGYKLTQRLAKAKALGPLIQGLARPVHDLSRGCSVEDIVEVVAITAVESEM, from the coding sequence ATGAACACATTAGCAAATGAATTAAAAGAAAAAGCAAAAAAATTGAACAAGACAATCATTTTACCTGAAACAGAAGATGAGAGAGTTTTGCGGGCAACAGAAAAAATCATTAATGAAGGAATTGCAAAAATAGCGCTGGTCGGAGATGAGAAAAAGTTAAAGGAAAAAGCAGCTGAACTGGGCGTTTCGTTGGAAGGAGCGATTTTCTATAATCCTGATTCGTGTGCAACAATTGACGCTATGTCGGAACTTTTGAGAAAAAGAAGAGAGAAAAAAGGTATGACATTAGAAACTGCAAAAGCAACACTTATGTCAGATCCAAGATATTTTGCGGCAATGCTTGTACATCAAGGAAGAGTTGATGGAATGGTAGCAGGTTCAGCTTCACCAACAGCCCATGTTTTAAGAGCGGCAATTCACATAATTGGACCAAAGGAAGGACTAAAGACAGTATCGAGTTCTTTTATTATGATAACAAATACGCCTGAATTTGGCTACAATGGGACATTTGTATACTCAGATGGTGGGGTAATCCCTGATCCTACGGCTATGCAGCTTGCGGATATCGCTATTTCTGCAGCGGAAAAAGCTAAATTCACTGCTGGAATAAAAGAGCCAAAAGTAGCCTTTTTATCATATTCTACAAAGGGAAGTGCAGATGGAGTGTCTGTAAGCAAAGTTAGGGAAGCTATCGAAATTTTAAAAGTTAGAAATGTTGATTTTGAATTTGATGGGGAATTACAGCTGGATGCTGCGATTATTCCTGAAGTAGCTGCTGCAAAAGCACCTGGATCAAAAGTGGCAGGGCAGGCAAATGTATTGATTTTCCCTGACTTGGATTCAGGAAATATCGGTTATAAATTAACACAGAGATTGGCCAAAGCAAAAGCATTAGGACCTTTAATTCAAGGATTGGCACGTCCAGTTCACGATCTTTCAAGAGGATGCAGCGTGGAAGATATTGTGGAAGTCGTGGCAATTACTGCCGTTGAATCAGAAATGTAA
- the ftsY gene encoding signal recognition particle-docking protein FtsY, whose amino-acid sequence MLKNFFKFGKKKKDEDQKDTLENQIEKEIEESQSEIDKIKAETEKEIKETAEEILGKNAKKTENNEKSFETETEKIEGTKIEKIEETSDEKTKIKPKLKPLKDRLATPKKGFFGKLKEMLLGKAIDDDLYEELEELLIQSDIGMNMTMQLVQELEKSVSRKKLKTSEQIYDELKELLKAKLIYNDENSTKLKLQDGKLNILLVVGVNGVGKTTSIGKIAKKLKDSGKKVIIGAGDTFRAAAIEQVEEWGKRTGVEVVKQAHGSDPAAVIFDTVKTAKNRGFDVAILDTAGRLHNKRDLMKELEKINKIIREQSGETDFETLLVIDSTTGQNGLEQARIFNEIVDLTGIILTKFDGTAKGGIIFPITEELKKPIKFIGVGEGIEDLREFDTKEFVEAMFD is encoded by the coding sequence ATGCTGAAAAATTTTTTTAAATTTGGAAAAAAGAAAAAAGATGAAGACCAGAAGGACACTTTGGAAAATCAGATAGAAAAAGAAATTGAGGAAAGCCAAAGTGAAATAGATAAAATTAAAGCTGAAACTGAAAAGGAAATAAAAGAAACAGCTGAAGAAATTTTAGGAAAAAATGCTAAAAAAACTGAAAATAATGAAAAAAGCTTTGAAACTGAAACAGAAAAAATTGAAGGTACAAAAATAGAAAAAATAGAAGAAACATCAGATGAAAAAACAAAAATCAAACCTAAATTAAAGCCTTTAAAAGATAGGCTGGCAACTCCAAAAAAAGGATTTTTTGGAAAATTGAAGGAAATGCTTTTGGGTAAAGCGATAGATGACGATTTGTACGAGGAACTGGAGGAGTTGCTTATTCAATCAGATATTGGAATGAATATGACAATGCAGCTTGTGCAAGAGCTGGAAAAATCAGTTTCACGAAAAAAACTGAAAACGTCGGAGCAAATTTACGATGAATTAAAGGAATTGCTTAAAGCAAAACTTATTTACAATGATGAAAACAGCACAAAATTAAAATTACAGGATGGAAAGCTTAATATTCTTTTAGTTGTGGGAGTAAATGGTGTTGGAAAGACTACGTCCATTGGGAAAATAGCGAAAAAATTGAAGGATAGCGGGAAAAAGGTTATTATTGGGGCTGGAGATACGTTTAGAGCCGCTGCGATTGAGCAAGTTGAGGAATGGGGAAAACGGACTGGAGTGGAAGTTGTAAAGCAGGCACATGGGAGCGATCCTGCAGCTGTAATTTTTGATACAGTAAAAACTGCTAAAAATCGTGGATTTGATGTGGCAATACTGGATACGGCTGGAAGACTTCATAATAAACGTGATTTGATGAAGGAACTTGAAAAAATAAATAAAATTATACGTGAACAGTCTGGAGAAACGGATTTTGAAACTTTGCTTGTAATTGACAGCACAACTGGGCAGAATGGATTAGAGCAGGCTAGAATATTTAATGAAATCGTAGATTTAACAGGAATTATTTTGACAAAATTTGATGGGACAGCAAAAGGAGGGATTATTTTTCCAATTACAGAAGAGCTGAAAAAACCGATTAAATTTATAGGTGTCGGAGAAGGAATCGAGGATTTAAGGGAATTTGATACAAAGGAATTTGTTGAAGCTATGTTTGATTAA
- the tsaB gene encoding tRNA (adenosine(37)-N6)-threonylcarbamoyltransferase complex dimerization subunit type 1 TsaB produces the protein MKMEKNMLIFAITTTTKLAGLSLYEKDKLLGEIHVEMAKTHSTTILEQIDSLLKWTGKKLDEIEDVIVSIGPGSFTGVRIAISVVKGLFFGRNVNFYEVNELDALGFQGYYNLKTSLGNDEDVKIYSMIDSRKEKIYCAGYETSSENKLKLVKNYEVTKLDNVIDEIIENKGNNKKVYLIGDAVFNYKAKILDKLGNCVKIFEDKNLTINTTTFVQMFLDKNLENAGVIRKTDIFNLKPDYLEKSQAERDKK, from the coding sequence ATGAAAATGGAGAAAAATATGTTGATATTTGCGATAACGACTACAACTAAGCTGGCTGGATTGTCGCTTTATGAGAAAGATAAATTGCTGGGGGAAATACATGTGGAAATGGCAAAAACACATTCTACTACGATTTTGGAGCAGATTGACAGCCTTTTGAAATGGACAGGGAAAAAGCTAGATGAAATTGAAGATGTAATTGTTTCGATAGGACCAGGTTCGTTTACAGGGGTTAGAATAGCAATTTCAGTTGTAAAGGGGCTTTTTTTTGGACGGAATGTGAATTTTTATGAAGTGAATGAGCTGGATGCACTTGGATTTCAGGGGTATTATAATTTGAAAACAAGTTTGGGAAATGATGAAGATGTGAAAATATATTCGATGATTGATTCACGAAAGGAAAAGATTTATTGTGCGGGTTATGAAACTTCAAGTGAAAATAAACTAAAATTGGTAAAAAATTATGAAGTTACAAAACTTGACAATGTAATTGATGAAATAATTGAAAATAAGGGAAATAATAAAAAAGTTTATCTAATTGGGGACGCAGTTTTTAATTATAAGGCTAAGATATTGGATAAATTGGGAAATTGTGTAAAAATATTTGAAGATAAGAATTTGACAATTAATACAACGACATTTGTGCAGATGTTTTTGGATAAAAATTTGGAAAATGCTGGTGTGATAAGAAAGACTGATATTTTTAATCTGAAACCAGATTATCTGGAGAAATCACAGGCGGAAAGGGATAAGAAATAA
- the tsaE gene encoding tRNA (adenosine(37)-N6)-threonylcarbamoyltransferase complex ATPase subunit type 1 TsaE, with amino-acid sequence MKKKILTFDKIDELAKKLAEKLKNGGCLGLIGDLGAGKTTFTKKICECYNVTENVKSPTFTYVIEYSSGDMPVYHFDVYRINDSEEIYDIGFEDYIGEDGSVVIIEWADKILDEMPEDAVFVEINHYSDTAREVSVYTLKNDKKIDFEIE; translated from the coding sequence ATGAAAAAGAAAATATTGACATTTGATAAGATAGATGAATTAGCAAAAAAATTAGCAGAAAAGTTAAAAAACGGAGGTTGTCTAGGACTTATTGGAGATTTGGGAGCGGGGAAGACTACGTTTACTAAGAAGATTTGTGAATGTTACAATGTTACAGAGAATGTGAAGAGTCCGACGTTTACTTATGTGATTGAGTATAGTTCTGGAGATATGCCTGTGTATCATTTTGATGTTTACAGGATTAATGATTCTGAAGAGATTTATGATATTGGGTTTGAAGATTATATTGGGGAAGATGGAAGTGTTGTGATTATTGAGTGGGCGGACAAGATTTTGGATGAGATGCCTGAGGATGCGGTGTTTGTTGAGATAAATCATTATTCTGATACGGCTCGTGAAGTTTCTGTTTATACGCTTAAAAATGATAAAAAAATAGATTTTGAAATTGAATAA
- the rfaE2 gene encoding D-glycero-beta-D-manno-heptose 1-phosphate adenylyltransferase, with the protein MRNEIVRLQKAGKKVVFTNGVFDILHVGHLTYLEEARNLGDILVVGVNSDASVKVNKGDKRPINSETNRAFVLLGTKFVDYTVIFNEKTPEKLLDILKPDIHVKGGDYKKEDLPETKVVEKNGGEVKILSFVDNISTTEIINKIIEVYKK; encoded by the coding sequence ATGAGAAATGAAATAGTGAGATTGCAGAAGGCTGGAAAAAAGGTAGTTTTTACTAACGGGGTTTTTGATATTTTACATGTTGGGCATTTGACTTATCTGGAGGAAGCCAGAAATTTAGGCGATATTTTGGTTGTAGGTGTAAATAGCGATGCTTCAGTTAAAGTGAACAAGGGAGATAAAAGACCTATAAATAGTGAAACAAATAGAGCATTTGTGCTTTTGGGTACAAAATTTGTAGATTATACAGTAATTTTTAATGAAAAAACACCAGAAAAACTGCTGGATATTTTAAAGCCAGATATTCACGTAAAAGGCGGAGATTACAAAAAAGAAGACTTGCCAGAAACAAAAGTTGTTGAAAAAAATGGAGGAGAAGTAAAGATTTTATCCTTCGTGGATAATATTTCCACAACTGAAATTATTAATAAAATTATTGAAGTGTATAAAAAATAA
- a CDS encoding GNAT family N-acetyltransferase, protein MIREINILDAKDIQEICKDELGYNVDIKTVKTQIEKLSIDYEHHIIAVYEDKETSKVVGFVHAEMYESLYSDIGLNILGLAVSSNFQGKGIGKKLMVFVEEYALNNNINFIRLNSGSHRLEAHKFYENIGYTCNKTQKRFIKIFR, encoded by the coding sequence GTGATAAGAGAGATTAATATACTAGATGCGAAGGATATACAAGAAATTTGTAAAGATGAGTTAGGATATAATGTTGATATTAAGACTGTCAAGACACAAATTGAAAAATTATCTATTGATTATGAACATCATATTATCGCAGTATATGAAGATAAAGAAACAAGTAAGGTTGTTGGTTTTGTTCATGCAGAGATGTATGAAAGTTTATACAGTGATATTGGATTAAATATATTAGGATTAGCAGTAAGTTCCAATTTTCAAGGCAAGGGTATAGGAAAAAAACTGATGGTTTTTGTTGAAGAGTATGCTTTAAACAATAATATTAATTTCATTAGATTAAATTCTGGTTCTCATCGTTTAGAAGCACATAAATTTTATGAAAATATTGGTTATACTTGTAATAAAACTCAAAAACGTTTTATAAAAATATTTCGATAA
- a CDS encoding FtsZ/tubulin family protein: protein MDGVGIKVVGIGTVGNNVLNKIMEKKIAEVELVGIDANQRNLDKLNVGTKILASEDLSEKVQSALKNTNLVFILTEMSEKKNNEIACIVSEVAKTMGILTVVVVATSINSNGENNEIKKLEEVSDTVIVLPLKKLVEADSSAAFDKLFEKRDEIFIKNVEFITNLIKKQGIVNLDFDDVKIMLENSGEGITAFGKGEGQDKVKLATEQIINSPFIKNLPKAKKILLSVTAGPDIGLTDLQEITMIINEKIGADQTNILWGYIMDVKLEDKIEVEMLITDFSK from the coding sequence ATGGACGGTGTTGGAATAAAAGTTGTCGGAATCGGTACAGTGGGAAATAATGTATTGAATAAAATAATGGAGAAAAAGATTGCAGAAGTTGAACTTGTGGGAATTGATGCAAATCAACGGAATTTGGATAAACTGAATGTAGGAACAAAAATATTGGCTTCTGAAGATTTAAGTGAAAAAGTGCAGAGTGCATTGAAAAATACTAATTTAGTATTTATTTTGACAGAAATGTCGGAAAAGAAAAATAACGAGATAGCCTGCATTGTTTCAGAAGTTGCCAAAACAATGGGAATATTGACAGTAGTTGTAGTTGCTACATCAATTAATTCAAATGGAGAAAATAATGAAATCAAAAAATTAGAAGAAGTTTCTGATACTGTTATAGTTTTGCCTCTTAAAAAATTAGTGGAAGCAGATTCTAGTGCAGCTTTTGATAAATTATTTGAAAAAAGAGATGAAATTTTTATAAAAAATGTAGAATTTATAACAAATCTAATAAAAAAACAAGGGATAGTGAATCTTGATTTTGATGATGTAAAAATAATGCTAGAAAATTCAGGGGAAGGCATAACAGCATTTGGTAAAGGTGAAGGGCAGGATAAGGTAAAACTTGCTACAGAACAAATAATAAACAGCCCTTTTATAAAAAATCTTCCAAAAGCGAAAAAGATACTGTTAAGCGTTACAGCAGGACCAGACATTGGATTAACGGATTTACAGGAAATAACTATGATTATAAATGAAAAAATTGGAGCAGACCAAACAAATATACTATGGGGATACATTATGGATGTTAAGCTTGAAGATAAAATTGAAGTGGAAATGTTGATAACGGATTTTTCTAAATAA
- a CDS encoding cell division protein FtsZ: MWDIAENVEERRDIEQKTLNGVKIKIIGIGKIGNNVINKMAVRDDIKANFIAVDAEKINLDNSKADTKIFVSSMISYEAVEGLKKQIKKDLEKTDMAFIIAEMGEKTGTPASAIIAEIAKSMDVLTVAIVSKPFKFEAPNKIKLAKKGKKRLKHFADTVIVIPYQKLNDLYANFSLANIYEKGEKAFVTIVKGILDLIKKQGIVNLDFADIKSILQNSGKTVLGFGKADGEDRAKKAVEQALNPPLLERSIKGAGKILMNITSGNDIRLEEISQIATAVAKSSENPELFLAWGTVFEETKFENSEDFEQKGSCVKVYLIATNFSD, encoded by the coding sequence ATGTGGGACATTGCCGAAAATGTTGAAGAAAGAAGGGATATTGAGCAAAAAACGTTAAATGGGGTAAAAATAAAAATTATAGGAATAGGGAAAATAGGGAACAATGTAATAAATAAAATGGCAGTAAGAGATGATATAAAAGCTAATTTTATAGCAGTGGATGCTGAAAAAATTAATCTAGATAATTCAAAAGCTGATACAAAAATATTTGTATCTTCGATGATTTCTTATGAAGCCGTAGAGGGTTTAAAAAAACAAATTAAAAAAGACCTAGAAAAGACAGATATGGCATTTATTATAGCTGAAATGGGTGAAAAAACTGGAACACCTGCCTCAGCTATTATTGCAGAAATTGCAAAATCAATGGATGTATTAACTGTTGCTATTGTATCAAAACCCTTTAAATTTGAAGCTCCTAATAAAATAAAACTTGCTAAAAAAGGAAAGAAAAGATTAAAACATTTCGCTGATACTGTAATAGTTATTCCATATCAAAAATTAAATGATTTATACGCAAACTTTTCATTGGCAAATATCTATGAAAAAGGAGAAAAAGCCTTTGTAACAATTGTAAAAGGAATATTGGACTTAATAAAAAAACAAGGAATTGTAAATTTAGACTTTGCAGATATTAAATCTATATTGCAAAATTCAGGCAAAACAGTATTGGGCTTTGGGAAAGCAGACGGAGAGGATAGAGCAAAAAAGGCAGTAGAACAAGCACTAAATCCCCCACTTCTAGAACGTTCAATAAAAGGTGCAGGAAAAATACTAATGAACATAACCTCAGGAAATGACATACGCCTCGAAGAAATTAGCCAAATTGCCACAGCAGTAGCCAAAAGTTCCGAAAATCCAGAATTATTTCTCGCATGGGGAACAGTCTTTGAAGAAACTAAATTTGAAAATTCTGAAGATTTTGAACAAAAAGGGAGCTGTGTAAAGGTATATTTGATTGCAACAAATTTTTCGGATTAA
- a CDS encoding DNA methyltransferase, giving the protein MNKNIFEIVIDVLLTLKKYVSEDGKLLKASVYQDIINMDKDLLFVLISNPKIKERFFQEVNGTLVFDKQKFAWFIESKEFLANSYTRYINKIGLTKNEEFISKSNDVVLNFPYKDCVLQGGQNKEDQKNNEIFHNEIIASDEITRMLNPKILTNAKRYTKNGIEKNIIFNDNDNLIIKGNNLIVLSSLLKRYGEKIKCIYIDPPYNTGSDSFKYNDKFNHSAWLTFMKNRLELAKKLLSNDGFIFVQIDDNEQAYLKVLMDEIFGREKFIGTIVYRRRKSQANLSKNLSIIHEYILIYKKSELATLNNILNNTDSKDYKNPDNDIRGAYKTMPCTNKGGSLYTITTPTGKQITDEWRFKEETFYELLNDNRIVFPKKGEGKPRYKLFLSEKNLKGVIVNSWWDDVATNQDANKDLKELFGKNIFDYPKSEDLIKKIIEISTKENDIVLDYHLGSGTTCAVAHKMGRRYIGIEQMNYVEDISVKRLSKVIEGEQTGISKALNWKGGGSFVYCELLENANLIINKINLATENNILEVKEEVYSDERIIPYVTREELKKADENFRYLSLEEKKMVLINIVDKNKLYVNYSDIEDETFEITKNDKKFSESFYKI; this is encoded by the coding sequence ATGAATAAAAATATTTTTGAAATAGTAATTGATGTACTATTAACATTAAAAAAGTACGTATCAGAAGATGGAAAATTACTTAAAGCTAGTGTTTATCAGGATATAATAAACATGGATAAAGACTTGCTTTTTGTACTTATTTCTAACCCCAAAATTAAAGAAAGATTTTTTCAAGAAGTAAACGGTACACTTGTTTTTGATAAGCAAAAATTTGCTTGGTTTATAGAATCAAAAGAATTTTTGGCAAACTCATACACAAGATATATAAATAAAATTGGTTTAACTAAAAATGAAGAATTTATTTCTAAATCCAATGATGTAGTATTGAATTTTCCATATAAAGATTGTGTCCTTCAAGGAGGTCAAAATAAAGAGGATCAAAAAAATAACGAAATTTTTCATAATGAAATAATTGCAAGTGATGAAATAACTCGTATGCTTAATCCAAAAATATTAACAAATGCTAAAAGATATACAAAAAATGGAATAGAAAAAAATATAATTTTTAATGATAATGATAATTTAATAATTAAAGGTAATAATTTAATTGTATTGTCTAGTCTGTTAAAAAGATACGGCGAAAAAATTAAATGTATCTACATAGACCCACCCTACAATACAGGTTCTGATAGTTTTAAATATAACGATAAATTTAACCATTCAGCTTGGCTAACATTCATGAAAAATCGATTAGAATTGGCTAAAAAACTGCTAAGTAATGATGGTTTTATTTTTGTTCAAATTGATGATAATGAACAGGCATATTTAAAAGTTTTGATGGATGAGATTTTTGGTAGAGAAAAATTTATTGGAACAATTGTTTACAGAAGAAGAAAGTCGCAGGCTAATTTAAGTAAAAATTTATCAATTATCCATGAATATATACTAATTTATAAAAAAAGCGAACTAGCAACTCTTAATAATATACTAAACAATACAGACTCTAAAGATTATAAAAACCCAGATAATGATATTAGAGGTGCGTATAAGACAATGCCGTGCACTAATAAAGGCGGTTCTTTATATACTATCACAACTCCTACTGGAAAACAAATAACAGACGAATGGAGATTTAAAGAAGAAACATTTTATGAACTTTTAAATGATAATAGAATTGTTTTCCCTAAAAAAGGAGAAGGAAAACCTAGATACAAGTTATTTTTATCAGAAAAAAATTTAAAAGGGGTTATTGTTAATTCTTGGTGGGATGATGTCGCTACAAATCAAGATGCTAATAAAGATTTGAAAGAATTATTTGGCAAAAATATTTTTGATTATCCAAAATCTGAAGATTTGATAAAAAAAATAATTGAAATTTCCACAAAAGAAAATGATATAGTACTAGACTATCACCTTGGTTCGGGAACAACTTGTGCTGTTGCCCACAAAATGGGGCGTAGATATATAGGAATCGAACAAATGAATTATGTGGAAGATATATCTGTGAAAAGATTATCTAAAGTTATCGAAGGTGAGCAGACAGGTATTTCTAAAGCTTTAAATTGGAAGGGTGGAGGTTCATTTGTATATTGTGAACTTCTTGAAAATGCAAATTTAATTATAAATAAAATAAACTTAGCAACTGAAAATAATATTTTAGAAGTAAAAGAAGAAGTATACAGTGATGAAAGAATTATTCCATACGTTACAAGGGAAGAACTAAAAAAAGCAGATGAAAATTTTAGATACTTATCATTGGAAGAGAAAAAAATGGTTCTTATTAATATAGTGGATAAAAATAAACTGTATGTAAATTACTCAGATATAGAAGATGAAACTTTTGAGATAACTAAGAATGACAAAAAATTCTCAGAATCATTTTATAAAATTTAA
- a CDS encoding DEAD/DEAH box helicase family protein, whose translation MNEQFLYQKVDILKEEAISIDIPEIITKGLSKKIILREYQIEAFKSFLVYYENDKLKKNKQVHTLFHMATGSGKTVIMAGLILYLYTKGYRKFLFFVNQTNILEKTIENFTNPLSSKYLFNDVIEYLGNKINIKKVDNFSDNKTEDIEILFTTIQKLHIDLFEAKENSLTYDDFENNRIVFISDESHHVNSLTKKTTKNEEESNRKWEYSVMNALIQNKNNIMLEFTATCDLKDANVNNKYKDKTVFNYSLVSFRESKYTKDFQNFATDTDLWTRTVIALVLSEYRKFLFADLKLNIKPVILLKSRKITESKSFYNNFFKKIKNLTSYELSNLESIGIDILSKAIHYFKQKDENLEILLHSIKNGFSQDTALIINGTSDDNKEKQILVNSLEDISNPIRIVFAVDMLNEGWDVLNLFDIVRLYDTRQSSGKSGKIGSYTIKEAQLIGRGARYCPFVIEDEELKFKRKYDNDVSNKNRILETMYFHSKNDSKYISELKQALIKTGLQSETPAIPEQKIKNKSKENDFYKKSLAFSNKKLLKDRKNIDTIESNMRNKIYHYKVLTGNGNLIDLFHNDSANTSIKTNIKTIKFKEISLNILLGAIECFEELRFDNLKIKYPVLTSTKEFLTSDKFLGNSKLEITYSKNELTGKDLFLAVKYVLTKVATHVMSLNP comes from the coding sequence ATGAATGAACAATTTTTATACCAAAAAGTAGATATTTTAAAAGAAGAAGCTATTTCCATTGATATACCTGAAATTATTACAAAAGGTTTATCTAAAAAAATTATACTTAGAGAATATCAAATAGAAGCATTTAAAAGCTTTTTAGTGTATTATGAAAATGATAAGCTAAAGAAAAATAAACAAGTACATACTTTATTTCATATGGCAACAGGCAGTGGAAAAACTGTTATTATGGCAGGACTTATACTATACTTATACACAAAAGGATATAGAAAATTTTTGTTTTTTGTAAATCAAACGAATATTCTGGAAAAAACAATAGAAAATTTTACTAACCCTTTATCAAGTAAATATTTATTTAATGACGTTATTGAATATTTGGGTAATAAAATTAATATAAAAAAAGTAGATAATTTTAGTGACAACAAGACTGAAGATATAGAAATTTTATTTACAACTATCCAAAAACTTCATATTGATTTGTTTGAAGCTAAGGAAAATTCATTGACATATGACGATTTTGAAAATAACAGAATTGTATTTATTTCAGATGAAAGTCATCATGTAAATTCATTAACCAAAAAAACTACTAAAAATGAAGAAGAATCAAATAGAAAATGGGAATATTCAGTAATGAATGCACTAATACAAAATAAAAATAATATTATGCTCGAATTTACAGCGACTTGCGATCTTAAAGATGCTAATGTAAATAATAAATATAAAGACAAAACAGTATTTAATTACTCACTTGTTTCCTTTAGAGAAAGCAAATACACAAAAGATTTTCAAAATTTCGCAACAGATACAGATTTGTGGACTAGAACGGTAATAGCACTTGTACTAAGTGAATATCGTAAATTTTTATTTGCTGATTTGAAATTAAATATTAAACCTGTAATTCTTTTAAAATCACGAAAAATTACAGAATCAAAATCATTTTATAATAATTTTTTTAAGAAAATAAAAAATCTAACTAGTTATGAACTTTCAAATTTAGAATCAATTGGAATTGATATTTTAAGTAAAGCAATTCATTATTTTAAACAAAAAGATGAAAATTTAGAAATTTTATTACATTCTATTAAAAATGGATTTTCACAAGACACTGCTTTAATTATAAATGGTACAAGTGATGATAACAAAGAAAAACAAATTTTGGTAAATTCTTTGGAAGATATTTCTAATCCTATAAGAATCGTGTTTGCTGTAGACATGCTAAACGAAGGATGGGATGTATTAAATTTATTTGATATTGTACGATTATATGACACAAGGCAATCTAGTGGAAAATCAGGTAAAATTGGTTCTTACACAATTAAAGAAGCACAACTTATAGGACGAGGAGCAAGATACTGTCCATTTGTAATAGAAGATGAAGAGTTAAAATTTAAGCGAAAATATGATAATGATGTATCAAATAAAAATCGTATTTTAGAAACAATGTATTTTCATAGTAAAAATGATTCAAAATATATTTCTGAATTAAAACAAGCACTTATTAAAACAGGACTTCAATCAGAAACTCCTGCTATACCTGAACAAAAGATTAAAAATAAATCAAAAGAAAATGATTTTTATAAAAAAAGTCTTGCTTTTTCAAATAAAAAGTTACTTAAAGATAGAAAAAATATCGATACTATTGAATCCAACATGAGAAATAAAATTTACCACTATAAAGTTCTTACTGGAAACGGAAATTTAATTGATTTATTTCATAACGATAGTGCAAATACTTCAATCAAAACAAATATTAAGACAATTAAATTTAAAGAAATATCATTAAACATATTATTAGGTGCAATTGAATGTTTTGAAGAACTTAGATTTGATAATTTAAAAATAAAATACCCTGTATTAACTTCGACTAAAGAATTTTTAACTTCAGATAAATTTTTAGGAAATTCAAAATTGGAAATTACATATTCAAAAAATGAGTTAACAGGAAAAGACTTGTTTTTAGCAGTAAAATATGTATTAACAAAAGTAGCTACACATGTAATGTCTTTAAATCCATAA